The proteins below come from a single Mya arenaria isolate MELC-2E11 chromosome 8, ASM2691426v1 genomic window:
- the LOC128243272 gene encoding nudC domain-containing protein 1-like, which yields MAASMELRPDRNLLHPNFEGYKLSLDKLPTYSKEINDGVCSKELSDDQFSYHHAKLFGVHNSLVADPWSDGKRAFFIDKQWNIRHTIHTDTSVSVSEPVYTISDLENRGLVPSGLNPHLHFLSCDLVVIGDGTGQVHIVATGNRQTGDDIPWKTLLTKTFPEENVPCMLVDAVEMSEKESHHIEILLVHVAEATPEQKDKYQTQYLTVLEWATFTSVDRVVWSLDRTRQLIGRKPFHYASLGRVGDSIIVAGEADFIFTRDSEQPIVSDEEKEAENTDIKPPDYTWHQDAEEINIQFTLPEGIESKDIYMTLTFNHIDLGVKNKAELLKGDLCGEIDKEGSTWTKEGRRLDVTLRKREGVHSWPLIVEGDTRGKMVMHPDEVHSIHERLAHLTSEEWNPCPDKQDNKPYNTQQLEECDMYPDDDSVLVRIDCNTHKATHRIGLGGHQWLFNVAGINNNAPLVCLRHDVDGLLWKQETSQSELKWVHTATFNAFGYVQASKQQRKFSVCPPDHSYVIICENTRHVYLYRQSTPVSTPLRNRKTGEQVKEVAKQQVITLDNTDTIVGTVATNDRFFAMTQNKLFMIKLE from the exons GAGTGTGCAGCAAAGAGCTATCAGATGACCAGTTTTCCTACCACCATGCTAAACTGTTCGGTGTACACAACTCCCTAGTTGCTGACCCCTGGAGTGACGGGAAGAGAGCCTTCTTCATTGACAAGCAGTGGAACATCAGACATACCATCCATACC GACACATCGGTGAGTGTCAGTGAGCCAGTCTACACCATTTCTGACCTGGAGAACAGGGGTCTAGTGCCGAGTGGCCTCAACCCTCATCTTCACTTCCTGTCATGTGATCTGGTTGTCATTGGTGACGGCACGGGACAGGTGCATATTGTTGCCACGGGAAACAGGCAGACTGGGGATGATATTCCTTGGAAG ACCCTTTTGACAAAGACATTTCCAGAGGAGAATGTTCCATGTATGTTGGTAGATGCTGTGGAGATGAGTGAGAAAGAGAGTCACCACATTGAGATACTTCTGGTGCATGTTGCCGAGGCAACCCCTGAGCAGAAGGATAAATACCAGACCCAGTACCTCACTGTACTGGAGTGGGCCACATTCACATCAG TTGACAGGGTTGTCTGGTCCCTTGACCGTACACGGCAGCTTATAGGGAGGAAGCCATTCCATTATGCGTCCTTGGGGAGGGTAGGTGATTCAATCATCGTGGCAGGGGAGGCAGACTTTATCTTCACACGGGACTCTGAGCAACCTATCGTCAGTGATGAGGAGAAGGAAGCAGAAAACACAG ATATCAAGCCTCCAGACTACACCTGGCACCAAGATGCTGAAGAGATCAACATACAGTTTACCCTGCCAGAGGGCATAGAGAGCAAGGACATCtacatgaccttgacctttaaccacATTGACCTTGGAGTCAAAAACAAAGCAGAGCTTCTCAAGGGTGACCTCTGCGGGGAAATAGACAAGGAGGGATCAACTTGGACCAAGGAAGGAAGGAG GCTTGATGTGACCCTTAGGAAGAGAGAGGGAGTGCATTCCTGGCCACTTATTGTGGAGGGTGATACACGTGGGAAGATGGTCATGCACCCTGATGAGGTGCACTCCATTCATGAGAGGCTGGCACACCTCACTTCTGAGGAATGG AATCCGTGCCCAGACAAGCAGGACAACAAGCCTTACAACACCCAACAGCTGGAGGAGTGTGACATGTATCCCGACGATGATTCTGTGCTAGTCCGTATCGATTGCAACACTCACAAGGCCACACACAGG ATTGGATTAGGGGGTCATCAGTGGCTGTTCAATGTCGCTGGCATAAATAACAATGCCCCACTCGTTTGTCTGAGACATGATGTTGAtgggttgctatggaaacaagAAACCAGCCAATCAGAACTGAAATGGGTGCACACAGCTACCTTCAATGCATTTGGATATGTTCAGGCTTCAAAACAGCAGAGGAAGTTTTCAGTGTGTCCCCCAGATCATTCTTACGTAATTATATGTGAGAACACACGCCATGTTTACCTGTATAGACAATCTACACCTGTGTCCACACCTCTGAGAAACAGGAAGACAGGGGAACAGGTGAAAGAGGTTGCTAAGCAACAGGTCATCACCTTGGACAACACGGACACCATTGTGGGCACTGTTGCTACAAATGACAGATTCTTCGCAAtgacacaaaacaaactgtttatGATTAAGTTGGAGTGA
- the LOC128243275 gene encoding BTB/POZ domain-containing protein 2-like, giving the protein MAEYYPPEQDWQSTKPTISECSKHMWTHKLACDITFNVGPNKKPIQAHRYVLMSRSCVFYEMLAEQPREGSIEIPDVTEDSFNLFMQYLYYDDFTANVTGTLGLLRCAKKYKVQGLINRCLLVLKNQMDPKSVCSVLESAHVFNDEILKNKCLKTILYEPLPVLESDSIGDLCSECFAEIISRDDLAVPEEKVFDAVLKYAKIKCRVQRQEELPDNVSRFAKDLIKHVRLPLTSLEYFSEVIEPSGLLAESEALRLYRYFARNKTGDTGEFSQTPRKCMYEICRFKSTASGWGYKRDNVDGITFESSENIQLRGIQLYGTDQGPGELKVTIRLVQQPYRAVLTTKQAIVECNGKQKLYSIFFEQPKEIRKGKRYSFDVIIRGPTTFYGVEGQREVEGDNVKFCFSNSDKSSNNTVIERGQIPGLIFELPSPAPGTGV; this is encoded by the exons ATGGCGGAATACTATCCCCCAGAACAAGACTGGCAGTCAACCAAACCTACAATAAGCGAGTGTAGCAAACACATGTGGACACACAAGCTGGCCTGTGACATCACCTTTAATGTCGGACCAAACAAGAAACCGATTCAG GCCCACAGATATGTGCTGATGTCTCGGAGCTGTGTTTTCTACGAAATGTTAGCAGAACAACCGAGAGAAGGCAGCATAGAAATCCCCGATGTGACAGAGGATTCATTCAACCTCTTCATGCA GTACCTCTACTACGATGACTTTACTGCCAATGTCACGGGCACCCTGGGATTGCTCAGGTGTGCTAAGAAATACAAAGTCCAGGGCTTAATTAACAGATGTCTGCTCGTTCTTAAAAATCAAATGGACCCTAAAAGTGTTTGCTCCGTGCTAGAGAGTGCTCATGTATTCAACGATGAAATCCTCAAAAACAAATGTCTGAAGACGATACTGTATGAACCATTGCCTGTCCTGGAGTCTGATTCTATTGGAGATCTTTGCAGTGAGTGTTTTGCCGAGATTATTTCTCGAGATGATTTGGCTGTGCCTGAGGAGAAAGTGTTTGATGCAGTTCTGAAGTATGCCAAGATCAAGTGTAGAGTTCAGCGCCAGGAAGAGTTACCAGACAATGTAAGTCGATTTGCCAAAGACTTGATCAAGCATGTTCGCCTTCCACTGACTTCTTTGGAATATTTTTCTGAGGTGATAGAACCAAGTGGACTTCTCGCAGAAAGTGAGGCTCTTAGACTGTATCGTTACTTCGCTAGAAATAAGACTGGCGATACAGGAGAATTTTCCCAAACACCCAGAAAATGCATGTACGAAATTTGCAGATTTAAAAGCACTGCATCTGGATGGGGATACAAAAGGGATAACGTGGATGGAATCACTTTTGAAAGCTCTGAAAATATTCAGCTAAGAGGGATTCAGCTGTATGGGACAGATCAAGGACCTGGGGAGCTGAAGGTGACAATAAGGCTGGTTCAGCAACCATACAGGGCAGTATTGACCACCAAACAAGCCATCGTGGAGTGCAACGGCAAACAAAAACTTTACAGCATCTTCTTTGAGCAGCCCAAAGAAATCAGAAAGGGCAAAAGGTACAGCTTTGATGTGATTATTCGAGGACCGACTACATTCTACGGAGTTGAAGGACAGAGAGAAGTAGAAGGTGACAATGTGAAGTTTTGTTTCTCAAATTCAGACAAAAGCTCCAACAACACGGTCATAGAGAGAGGTCAGATTCCAGGGCTGATATTCGAGCTTCCATCTCCCGCACCTGGAACTGGTGTGTAG